The Candidatus Jordarchaeales archaeon genome includes a window with the following:
- the acsC gene encoding acetyl-CoA decarbonylase/synthase complex subunit gamma: MARLKPLDIYNYLPKTNCGECGLDSCMAFAYKLIEHELEVENCKPLATDPKFKKAFEELKELVTPPVRPVKFGGDGNEVVIGGEEVMYRHELTYFNPTAIAVCVHDEMTEEELIKNVKLISNWSVFRVGAELRLDAIAIKSVSRDPATFARAVKIVADNTNYPLILCSLDPACLKAGVEVVKNRKPLLYAATRDNWKEVAEIALEAGCPVVVAAPGDLDTLKSLAVTLSSAGIQVALDPGTAWGAGVLADTIDSFTMLRRAAIERGDKSVGWPLVGVPATLWIGKEAATEAEKLETAFMETFLAAALICRYADLLIINSKELWSFLALATLRQNIYTDPRIHPAVEPGLFAIGNPNEDSPVMITTNYASTASVVRSDLEQAKIDAWLVIIDTGGIGVEASAAGGQLNAAKMADALNEYKVAEKVRHRAVIIPGLAARFAGELEDASGWDVYVGPKDSSAIPDFLKTKYRPRDGLRYVGDPNENSPVVLVTNNIKDFYRVKVPLLDARIDAWILVINVDGLSVSEAVKEGKLTGEIVKEFIQREDVDKKVKHRKLIVPEEAAPIKNAIEKSTGWKVEVVPFEKLAETLKK; encoded by the coding sequence ATGGCTCGGTTAAAACCGCTAGACATATACAATTACCTTCCCAAGACGAACTGCGGTGAGTGCGGTTTAGATAGCTGCATGGCCTTCGCTTACAAATTGATCGAGCACGAGCTAGAGGTTGAAAATTGCAAACCGTTGGCAACGGATCCAAAGTTCAAAAAGGCGTTTGAAGAGCTCAAAGAGCTAGTTACACCGCCAGTTAGGCCCGTGAAGTTCGGTGGTGACGGGAACGAGGTGGTTATAGGCGGAGAAGAAGTGATGTACAGGCATGAGCTGACATACTTCAATCCAACGGCTATAGCTGTTTGCGTACATGACGAAATGACTGAGGAGGAGCTTATCAAGAACGTTAAGCTGATAAGCAATTGGTCGGTTTTCAGAGTGGGCGCTGAGCTGCGCCTCGACGCGATAGCAATCAAGTCTGTCTCGAGAGACCCAGCAACGTTCGCTAGAGCAGTGAAGATTGTAGCGGACAATACGAATTACCCGCTGATACTTTGCTCACTTGATCCAGCTTGTCTTAAGGCGGGCGTCGAGGTTGTGAAAAACAGGAAGCCACTGCTATACGCTGCGACGAGAGATAACTGGAAGGAAGTAGCTGAGATAGCACTCGAAGCAGGGTGCCCGGTTGTCGTAGCTGCTCCCGGGGATCTTGACACGCTTAAGTCCCTTGCGGTTACACTCTCGAGTGCTGGAATACAGGTGGCGTTAGACCCAGGAACGGCGTGGGGTGCAGGAGTTTTAGCGGACACCATAGATAGCTTCACGATGCTTAGAAGGGCTGCAATAGAGAGGGGAGATAAGTCGGTTGGCTGGCCGCTGGTAGGTGTTCCAGCGACCCTATGGATAGGAAAAGAGGCGGCGACTGAAGCAGAAAAGTTGGAAACCGCTTTCATGGAGACCTTCCTAGCAGCGGCCCTTATCTGCAGATACGCTGACCTCCTCATAATAAACTCCAAGGAACTGTGGAGCTTCCTTGCTCTAGCAACACTGAGACAGAACATTTACACCGACCCGAGGATACACCCAGCTGTTGAGCCTGGACTTTTCGCGATAGGTAACCCTAACGAGGACAGCCCGGTAATGATAACAACAAACTATGCATCTACGGCTTCCGTTGTTAGGTCAGACCTAGAGCAAGCCAAGATAGACGCCTGGCTTGTGATAATAGATACTGGAGGTATAGGCGTAGAGGCGTCTGCGGCTGGAGGACAGTTGAACGCTGCTAAAATGGCTGATGCACTCAACGAGTATAAGGTAGCAGAGAAAGTGAGACATAGGGCAGTCATAATACCTGGACTCGCAGCAAGATTTGCCGGTGAACTGGAGGACGCAAGCGGATGGGACGTCTACGTTGGGCCGAAAGACTCGAGTGCTATTCCAGACTTCCTGAAAACCAAGTACAGGCCGCGTGACGGTCTTAGATACGTCGGAGACCCGAACGAAAATTCCCCAGTTGTGCTCGTAACCAATAACATAAAAGACTTCTACAGGGTGAAAGTACCGTTACTAGACGCGCGGATTGATGCGTGGATCCTCGTAATCAACGTTGACGGATTATCGGTCAGCGAAGCGGTGAAAGAAGGGAAGCTCACAGGGGAAATCGTGAAAGAGTTTATTCAAAGAGAGGATGTGGACAAGAAAGTTAAGCACAGGAAACTCATAGTTCCGGAGGAGGCGGCTCCCATCAAGAATGCCATTGAGAAGAGCACTGGATGGAAAGTTGAGGTCGTTCCGTTCGAGAAGCTAGCGGAAACACTCAAAAAGTAG
- the cdhC gene encoding CO dehydrogenase/CO-methylating acetyl-CoA synthase complex subunit beta: MASSFKDICPVDVGPVYEGERIRSKDMQVEFGGPKVKHKFELVQVRGLNEIEDGRVSVIGPDIKDLEQGGSYPLGILVEVAGAQLEKDLEGVLERRIHEFTNYIEGVMHLNQRYDIWIRISQSSFKKGLNSFKQIGGVLARLYKAEFPFIEKIQVTYITDPKKVEEMYEQALKIYEARDARARGLKDEDVEEFYGCVLCQSFAPTHVCIITPNRVSLCGSINWFDARAAARVDPKGPNFKVEKGELLDPVVGEYSGVNAAAKERSLGEIQRVFLYSMFGHPHTSCGCFEAIAFYIPEVDGIGIVDRNYQGVAVNGLPFSTMANQTGGGKQVEGFLGIAIEYMRSPKFLQAEGGWNRVVWLPSYVKERVLDAIPEHLRDKIATEKDVSNTAELKEFLKAKGHPVVERWKAVEAAAKAEAAAEAATTGAVVPEIVVPVEGVPAIGGGVQLIFKNVKIKVDKLIIRRSDKSRGD; this comes from the coding sequence ATGGCGTCCTCGTTTAAGGATATATGCCCCGTGGATGTTGGTCCGGTCTACGAAGGAGAGAGAATCCGCAGCAAAGATATGCAGGTAGAGTTCGGCGGTCCGAAGGTCAAACACAAGTTCGAACTGGTACAAGTGAGAGGTCTCAACGAAATAGAGGACGGCAGGGTCAGTGTAATTGGGCCGGATATAAAGGACTTGGAACAAGGTGGTTCATACCCGCTTGGCATACTTGTTGAGGTTGCAGGGGCGCAATTGGAAAAAGACCTTGAAGGGGTACTTGAGAGGCGTATACACGAGTTTACAAACTATATTGAGGGGGTCATGCACCTTAACCAGAGGTATGACATCTGGATCCGCATATCTCAGTCCTCCTTTAAGAAAGGATTGAATAGCTTCAAGCAGATCGGTGGCGTTTTGGCAAGGCTCTATAAGGCCGAGTTCCCGTTCATTGAGAAGATACAGGTGACGTATATTACGGACCCGAAGAAAGTTGAGGAGATGTACGAGCAGGCCCTAAAGATCTACGAGGCGAGAGATGCTAGGGCTAGAGGATTAAAGGATGAGGACGTGGAGGAGTTTTATGGGTGCGTGTTATGCCAGAGCTTCGCACCGACGCACGTGTGTATTATCACTCCTAACAGGGTGTCACTTTGTGGTTCCATTAACTGGTTTGATGCTAGAGCAGCTGCTAGAGTTGACCCGAAGGGTCCAAACTTCAAGGTTGAGAAGGGTGAGCTGCTTGACCCAGTGGTAGGAGAGTACAGTGGGGTAAATGCCGCTGCCAAGGAGAGGTCTCTTGGTGAAATTCAGAGGGTTTTCCTCTATAGCATGTTTGGGCATCCGCACACGAGCTGTGGGTGCTTTGAAGCTATAGCGTTCTATATCCCAGAGGTTGACGGCATAGGTATCGTTGACAGGAATTATCAAGGTGTTGCAGTCAACGGTCTGCCGTTCTCAACAATGGCCAACCAGACTGGTGGTGGCAAGCAGGTTGAGGGCTTCCTCGGCATCGCTATAGAGTATATGAGGAGCCCGAAGTTCCTGCAGGCTGAAGGTGGTTGGAACAGAGTTGTATGGCTGCCGTCTTACGTCAAGGAAAGAGTTCTTGACGCGATACCTGAGCATCTTAGAGACAAAATTGCAACCGAGAAAGATGTATCTAACACTGCGGAACTTAAGGAGTTCCTTAAGGCTAAAGGGCACCCAGTGGTTGAGAGGTGGAAGGCTGTCGAGGCTGCAGCTAAAGCTGAGGCTGCGGCTGAAGCCGCGACAACCGGGGCCGTCGTGCCGGAGATCGTTGTTCCAGTCGAAGGTGTGCCTGCCATCGGAGGTGGAGTGCAGTTAATCTTCAAGAACGTGAAGATCAAAGTGGACAAGCTCATCATTAGGAGAAGCGATAAGAGCAGGGGAGACTGA
- a CDS encoding DUF1805 domain-containing protein has translation MICVEEFYVEGVPVIGLKVNLNPPFLMIVCQRGVLACGYFNIEVAEKFGVSAAIVKGVSSFEEMLRANVVSVTSKAKELGVTENCSGKDAVLLFSL, from the coding sequence GTGATTTGCGTGGAAGAATTCTATGTAGAGGGAGTGCCTGTGATAGGTTTGAAGGTTAATTTGAATCCGCCCTTTCTGATGATTGTTTGCCAGCGGGGTGTTCTCGCGTGTGGCTATTTTAACATAGAAGTCGCTGAAAAGTTTGGTGTGTCCGCTGCAATAGTCAAGGGTGTTTCATCGTTCGAGGAAATGTTGAGGGCAAACGTAGTAAGTGTTACATCTAAAGCCAAGGAGCTTGGGGTAACTGAAAACTGCAGTGGAAAGGACGCGGTTCTCCTTTTCTCATTGTAA
- a CDS encoding YkgJ family cysteine cluster protein: protein MRFKCLKCGSCCRDKKTIVTLTHKDIIRIAEFLSLDERRLVRDVLIFYQVDEGLKKLLAFPSVETFRGEAIIGLRKREDGSCIFLQGNLCSIYPARPMTCRTFPFTFSVKEGWLKYGVATKAKELCPGLNEGEEIDENQLAEIGLSAVTELEEYSRIASLWKKVVEKSIPAIPELLVRLILQGKDEKKIALTH, encoded by the coding sequence TTGCGGTTCAAGTGTCTTAAGTGTGGGAGTTGTTGTAGAGATAAAAAAACCATAGTCACATTGACTCATAAAGACATAATTAGGATCGCTGAGTTCTTGAGTTTGGACGAAAGAAGGCTTGTAAGGGATGTTCTCATTTTTTACCAAGTTGATGAAGGCCTTAAAAAGCTCCTTGCCTTCCCCTCCGTTGAAACTTTCAGAGGGGAGGCGATCATAGGATTAAGGAAAAGAGAGGACGGGTCTTGCATATTTTTGCAAGGCAACCTCTGCAGTATATACCCGGCGCGCCCCATGACATGTAGAACTTTTCCCTTCACGTTTTCCGTAAAGGAGGGATGGCTGAAGTACGGTGTTGCTACAAAGGCCAAGGAACTTTGCCCAGGACTGAACGAAGGCGAGGAGATTGACGAAAACCAGTTAGCTGAAATAGGCTTAAGCGCGGTCACCGAACTCGAAGAGTACTCCAGAATAGCTTCGTTGTGGAAGAAGGTGGTCGAAAAAAGCATTCCCGCGATACCCGAACTGTTAGTTAGGCTCATATTGCAAGGGAAAGATGAAAAGAAAATTGCCTTGACACACTAA
- a CDS encoding PfkB family carbohydrate kinase, whose translation MYDLTVIGHLTIDFISRFGVRLRKSVGGPPFYCSLTARALGAKVAVVSKTAVGEDLREFSSLLGNAGISTFILSGKATTTFEIDYRGEKRNLRLISRAENISINEVPSESLKASVVLLSPVAGELSLDFVKALPRYRESGCHLIAGDLQGFTRIFHKDGKMSFRRLEEDFFSLFDIIKGSEREVKAVTGCRSVEEALKQITYFGPKIAIATLGEKGALALSEGLLFRVHPLRPESVVDTTGAGDAFIAAFLVGYAWSMSLEDCLKLACSAATCTVERKLPLGGANKEYIVEKSKNVRIEKISRFES comes from the coding sequence TTGTACGACTTAACTGTCATAGGGCATTTAACGATCGATTTCATATCCCGCTTTGGTGTTAGATTGCGTAAGTCAGTGGGTGGCCCGCCTTTCTACTGTAGTCTCACTGCACGCGCGCTGGGCGCCAAAGTTGCTGTCGTTTCTAAAACTGCAGTAGGAGAAGACTTGCGTGAATTTTCATCATTGCTGGGTAACGCTGGAATTTCTACTTTCATATTGAGTGGAAAAGCTACGACGACGTTTGAAATAGATTACAGGGGAGAAAAGCGCAATCTGAGACTTATATCCCGCGCGGAAAACATTTCGATAAATGAAGTTCCAAGCGAGTCATTAAAGGCATCAGTGGTGTTGCTCAGCCCCGTGGCTGGAGAGCTAAGTCTAGATTTTGTTAAGGCTCTCCCACGTTACCGTGAAAGTGGTTGTCACTTAATCGCCGGCGACCTTCAGGGTTTTACGAGAATATTTCACAAGGACGGCAAAATGTCTTTTAGGCGGCTTGAGGAAGATTTCTTCAGTCTCTTCGACATCATTAAGGGGTCCGAAAGAGAAGTTAAAGCGGTGACCGGTTGTCGCTCAGTTGAAGAAGCCCTAAAACAGATAACATACTTTGGCCCCAAGATAGCCATAGCAACTCTAGGCGAAAAAGGCGCTCTCGCTCTTTCTGAAGGCTTGCTCTTCCGAGTTCACCCATTGAGACCTGAAAGCGTTGTCGATACGACTGGAGCCGGGGACGCATTCATCGCAGCCTTCCTTGTAGGATATGCATGGTCAATGAGCCTAGAAGACTGCTTAAAACTAGCCTGCTCCGCTGCTACGTGTACCGTGGAGAGGAAGCTTCCTCTTGGCGGTGCAAACAAGGAGTATATCGTGGAGAAAAGCAAGAACGTGCGCATTGAAAAAATATCGCGATTTGAATCATAA
- a CDS encoding endonuclease Q family protein translates to MLFFADLHIHSKYSRGSSSNMEPRILRSFAKVKGLNLLGTGDFSHPRWFAELREKLEEVDETGFHTLKEGEKDVFFLLSNEVNTSFEFENEAKNIHHVILVENFDVAEQVNEVLSKYGNLEVDGRPSLKCSPAELVESLIQVDRDILVVPAHLWTSWFGALGERGFNSLEDCYGDMVRHIYAVETGLSSDPPMNWRLSALDKYVLMSNSDSHSPWSWRLGREANVFDLDEPSFHEIVDAIRSRNRKKIVMTIEVAPEYGIPLHSGAWT, encoded by the coding sequence TTGCTTTTCTTTGCAGATCTTCACATTCACAGCAAATATAGTAGGGGTAGCAGCTCCAACATGGAGCCTCGCATTCTACGTTCTTTTGCTAAAGTAAAGGGCCTTAACCTATTAGGGACAGGCGACTTCTCCCACCCTAGATGGTTTGCCGAGTTGAGGGAGAAGCTTGAGGAAGTAGATGAAACGGGCTTCCACACGTTGAAGGAAGGTGAAAAAGACGTTTTCTTTCTGCTTTCGAACGAGGTGAACACTAGTTTTGAGTTTGAAAATGAGGCTAAAAACATTCACCACGTCATATTAGTCGAAAACTTCGACGTTGCCGAACAAGTGAACGAGGTCTTATCGAAGTACGGGAACCTTGAAGTCGACGGAAGGCCTTCCCTTAAGTGTTCCCCCGCAGAACTCGTCGAGTCACTCATCCAAGTAGATAGGGACATACTAGTAGTTCCAGCCCACCTGTGGACGAGTTGGTTCGGGGCGCTAGGCGAACGCGGCTTCAACAGTTTGGAGGACTGCTACGGCGACATGGTAAGACACATATACGCCGTTGAAACAGGCCTCAGCTCTGATCCTCCAATGAACTGGAGGCTTAGCGCCCTCGACAAGTATGTCCTGATGAGCAACAGTGACTCACACAGCCCATGGTCCTGGAGACTTGGGCGGGAAGCGAATGTTTTCGACCTTGATGAGCCTTCATTCCACGAAATTGTTGACGCCATAAGGAGTAGAAATAGGAAAAAGATTGTCATGACTATCGAGGTCGCCCCTGAATACGGAATCCCCCTCCACTCCGGAGCGTGGACGTAA
- the proS gene encoding proline--tRNA ligase, producing the protein MAKGEETPLPNKYEKFSEWYNEILQRAELIDLRYGVKGFIVYRPNAAMIMRQIYRFFEEELDKLGHAPCVFPVVIPLEYFEKEAQHIKGFLDEVFWVTKAGRHDLNKPLLLRPTSETAMYPLYALWIRSYKDLPLKLYQSNSVYRYETKATKPLLRGREFFWIETHCAHRTKEDAELQVLEDMKVMSRALHEVLGIPFMLFERPPWDRFAGADKTYAFDVLLPDKSVLQVATTHILGENFSKAFEITYKDEDGRLKYVQQTCFGIGISRILATLISVHGDEYGLILPFDVAPTQIVIVPIVFKENREVVLDKCKSLFAKLRSKGYRVVLDDSEERPGAKFYKWELLGVPIRIEIGPKDIEKGVVTLFRRDTRERIVVAEQEVENKIAELGKEILNVLRERGEKWLKENLKDIRSREELMELAKNGGIGRMAFCGREECAAEIKITTGGFEVRGVMVGEKWGDLGACAACGKEAKQIVYVAKPY; encoded by the coding sequence TTGGCGAAAGGCGAGGAAACACCACTCCCAAACAAGTACGAGAAATTCAGTGAGTGGTATAACGAGATATTGCAAAGGGCTGAACTAATAGACTTACGTTACGGTGTTAAAGGTTTCATTGTTTACAGGCCGAATGCTGCAATGATAATGAGGCAAATTTACCGTTTTTTCGAAGAAGAACTTGACAAGCTTGGACATGCCCCCTGCGTTTTCCCTGTTGTTATTCCTTTGGAGTACTTCGAGAAAGAGGCTCAGCACATTAAGGGCTTTCTTGACGAAGTGTTCTGGGTCACAAAGGCTGGGCGACATGACCTCAACAAGCCACTATTGTTGCGTCCGACATCCGAAACTGCGATGTACCCTCTCTACGCTTTGTGGATTAGGAGCTACAAAGATCTTCCACTAAAACTATACCAGTCTAACTCTGTATACCGGTATGAAACGAAGGCAACCAAACCCCTTCTAAGAGGGCGAGAATTTTTCTGGATAGAGACACACTGCGCTCACAGAACCAAGGAGGACGCTGAGCTACAAGTGTTGGAAGATATGAAGGTCATGAGCAGAGCCCTTCATGAGGTCTTAGGGATTCCCTTCATGCTCTTCGAGCGACCACCATGGGACAGATTCGCCGGAGCCGACAAAACTTACGCTTTCGACGTCCTGCTCCCAGATAAATCCGTACTACAGGTGGCTACCACGCACATACTCGGAGAGAATTTTTCCAAGGCTTTCGAGATAACCTACAAAGACGAGGATGGAAGACTAAAATACGTCCAGCAAACGTGCTTCGGAATAGGAATTTCAAGAATACTGGCTACGCTAATAAGTGTTCATGGAGACGAATACGGGCTAATTCTTCCATTCGACGTCGCTCCAACACAAATAGTAATAGTTCCGATAGTTTTCAAAGAGAACAGGGAAGTCGTTCTGGATAAATGTAAATCTCTCTTCGCGAAGCTCAGAAGCAAAGGATACCGGGTTGTGCTCGATGATTCCGAAGAACGCCCGGGAGCTAAATTCTACAAATGGGAGCTTCTAGGAGTCCCCATAAGGATAGAGATCGGTCCAAAAGACATTGAAAAAGGTGTTGTAACGCTTTTCAGGCGCGATACTAGGGAAAGGATCGTCGTTGCAGAACAAGAGGTTGAAAACAAGATTGCGGAGCTAGGAAAGGAGATCTTGAATGTTTTGAGGGAACGGGGTGAAAAGTGGCTTAAAGAAAACTTGAAAGACATTAGAAGCAGGGAGGAACTCATGGAGCTAGCGAAGAACGGTGGAATAGGCCGGATGGCTTTCTGCGGAAGAGAAGAATGCGCTGCCGAAATAAAGATCACAACAGGCGGCTTCGAAGTTAGAGGGGTCATGGTAGGGGAAAAGTGGGGCGACTTAGGCGCCTGTGCCGCATGCGGCAAGGAAGCAAAACAAATAGTTTACGTTGCCAAGCCATACTAG
- the cdhD gene encoding CO dehydrogenase/acetyl-CoA synthase subunit delta, with protein MSKDELALGKKILEILGKYEELELEDVVIEAEELVLKVIPGMFAAALPPAARARIPAALIEQKFERPIESYPGEIVEVQFGATRAEGGTRKKVIKIGGEKAPAFYRFEFNNPNRPVVAFDVFDMPISLPKPVVEHFGDVMEDPADWAKKAINEFGADLVTVHLISTDPYVKNTPAREAAKVVEDVLQAVDTPILIGGSGNPDKDPEVLEAAAAVSEGERLMLNSASLNLDWKRIVDAAKKYGHNVLSWTQLDVNNQKKLNKLIMDAGMPKNRIVQDATTAALGYGLEYSFSVYERIRLSALKGDADLQMPLSSGTTNAWGAREAYMSDKKKGDEWGLQRFRGPIWEAITALALSLVGCDVFMMIHPASAQIFKTFVEYLTSSKKEEVPPLLNWVTARV; from the coding sequence ATGTCTAAAGACGAATTAGCACTAGGCAAGAAGATACTGGAAATTCTTGGAAAATATGAGGAGCTGGAACTTGAAGATGTCGTCATAGAAGCAGAAGAATTGGTTCTCAAGGTTATACCAGGAATGTTCGCTGCTGCGCTCCCTCCTGCAGCTAGGGCGAGAATACCTGCAGCCCTCATCGAGCAAAAATTCGAGCGTCCAATTGAGTCGTACCCAGGGGAAATAGTTGAGGTCCAGTTTGGAGCTACTAGAGCTGAGGGAGGCACGCGTAAGAAGGTCATTAAGATCGGTGGCGAGAAAGCCCCTGCTTTCTATAGGTTTGAGTTCAACAATCCTAACAGGCCCGTCGTGGCTTTCGACGTTTTCGACATGCCGATAAGCCTTCCGAAGCCTGTAGTGGAGCACTTTGGAGACGTTATGGAGGATCCAGCAGACTGGGCTAAGAAGGCGATTAACGAGTTCGGCGCAGACTTGGTAACAGTGCATCTGATAAGCACAGACCCATATGTTAAGAACACGCCTGCTAGAGAGGCGGCCAAAGTCGTAGAGGATGTTCTGCAAGCAGTCGATACACCAATACTTATAGGTGGGTCGGGGAACCCAGACAAGGACCCTGAAGTTCTCGAGGCTGCTGCTGCGGTTTCCGAGGGAGAAAGACTGATGCTCAACTCAGCGTCACTTAACCTTGACTGGAAGAGGATAGTTGACGCGGCTAAGAAGTATGGGCACAACGTTCTATCTTGGACACAGCTGGACGTGAACAACCAAAAGAAGCTTAACAAGCTCATAATGGATGCAGGCATGCCTAAAAATAGGATTGTGCAGGACGCAACCACGGCTGCTTTAGGCTACGGGTTGGAGTACTCGTTCAGCGTGTACGAAAGAATAAGGCTCTCAGCTCTCAAGGGGGATGCAGACTTACAGATGCCGCTTTCGTCCGGAACGACCAACGCTTGGGGTGCGAGAGAGGCTTACATGAGTGACAAGAAAAAGGGAGACGAGTGGGGTCTCCAGAGGTTCAGAGGGCCTATATGGGAGGCTATAACGGCGCTAGCACTGTCACTAGTAGGGTGTGATGTCTTCATGATGATTCACCCAGCGAGTGCACAAATATTCAAGACGTTCGTGGAGTACCTCACGTCCTCTAAGAAAGAGGAGGTGCCCCCACTTCTCAACTGGGTTACTGCTAGAGTTTAG
- a CDS encoding cyclophilin-like fold protein has translation MRAPDKFKVRFLIEGAGEAVGEIDRSKAPSTVDAFFNALPITSEVNVWQNKEVYFSVGINVGEENAKESVEVGEIAYWPMGDSLCVFYDKIRPYSEVNPVGRVVKGLEVFRSAKQGAKVKVELFKE, from the coding sequence ATGAGAGCGCCAGACAAGTTTAAGGTTCGCTTTCTGATTGAGGGTGCTGGAGAGGCTGTTGGTGAGATTGACAGGTCAAAGGCTCCTTCAACGGTTGATGCATTTTTTAATGCTCTCCCGATAACAAGCGAGGTTAACGTGTGGCAGAACAAAGAGGTATACTTCTCTGTTGGGATAAATGTTGGGGAGGAAAACGCAAAAGAAAGTGTGGAAGTGGGTGAGATAGCTTACTGGCCTATGGGGGACTCATTGTGCGTGTTCTACGACAAAATTAGGCCGTATTCTGAGGTAAACCCCGTAGGCAGGGTAGTTAAGGGGCTTGAGGTTTTCCGCAGCGCAAAACAGGGAGCAAAGGTAAAAGTTGAACTATTTAAAGAGTAG